From Flavobacterium sp. 102, a single genomic window includes:
- a CDS encoding efflux RND transporter periplasmic adaptor subunit, translating to MKTIKKISVLSILFMVMVACNTKDKEDHSKNNKSAATTFYTCSMDPQVKEDKPGKCPICHMELTPIKQDDTEANEISLSKQQIQLGNITTQTISETQSSLEQNYTGVLSINQEKIKTISARAMGRIEKLYFKTVGDYVSKNQAVYQLYSEDIAIAKQDYFTAYKQLAMPGDFGKNARNMLNAAKQKLLFFGLTNAQIESIKTSKEVSPYTIFYSTASGTISEISTTEGSYAMEGSPIIKLADLNSLWLETQVNVNYAKNLKIGQKAQITFSDFPDKTINAQVSFINPEINPDTRLLLIRLEISNPNLQLKPGMQAMAKLTQSNLKGLYIPVDAVIREENASYIWVEKRPGVFENVMVETGIETNGMIEIKSEIDPAKKVVITGAYAINSEYKFRKGSDPMEGMKM from the coding sequence ATGAAGACAATAAAAAAAATAAGTGTACTATCAATACTATTTATGGTAATGGTGGCTTGTAATACTAAAGACAAAGAAGACCATAGCAAAAACAATAAGAGTGCAGCAACAACATTTTACACTTGTTCTATGGATCCACAAGTTAAGGAAGACAAACCCGGAAAATGCCCCATTTGCCATATGGAGTTAACCCCAATAAAACAAGATGACACAGAGGCTAATGAAATAAGTTTGAGTAAACAGCAAATACAATTGGGAAATATCACTACACAAACTATTTCAGAAACTCAAAGCAGTTTAGAGCAAAATTATACAGGAGTCTTGTCCATTAATCAAGAAAAAATAAAAACCATTTCTGCAAGAGCAATGGGACGAATTGAAAAGTTGTATTTCAAAACCGTTGGTGATTATGTTTCTAAAAACCAAGCCGTATATCAATTGTATAGTGAAGATATTGCCATTGCCAAACAGGATTATTTTACGGCATACAAACAACTGGCAATGCCTGGCGATTTTGGAAAAAATGCCCGAAATATGCTCAATGCAGCAAAACAAAAACTGTTGTTCTTTGGTTTAACCAATGCCCAGATTGAAAGTATAAAAACCAGTAAGGAAGTTTCTCCTTATACCATTTTTTATAGCACTGCCAGTGGAACAATATCGGAAATAAGTACCACAGAAGGCAGTTATGCAATGGAAGGTTCCCCCATCATTAAATTGGCGGATTTAAACAGTCTTTGGTTAGAAACACAGGTAAACGTAAACTATGCCAAGAATCTAAAAATAGGACAAAAAGCCCAAATTACATTTTCCGATTTTCCTGATAAAACCATAAATGCGCAAGTTTCTTTTATCAATCCTGAAATAAATCCAGATACTCGTCTGCTTTTAATTCGATTGGAAATATCAAATCCAAATTTGCAATTAAAACCCGGGATGCAGGCTATGGCAAAATTAACACAATCCAATCTAAAAGGATTGTATATTCCTGTAGATGCAGTGATCAGGGAGGAAAACGCTTCCTATATTTGGGTTGAAAAAAGACCGGGAGTATTTGAAAACGTAATGGTAGAAACTGGAATAGAAACCAATGGAATGATAGAAATCAAATCTGAAATAGATCCTGCCAAAAAAGTCGTTATTACAGGGGCTTATGCCATAAACAGCGAATATAAATTCCGAAAAGGCAGTGATCCGATGGAAGGTATGAAAATGTAA
- a CDS encoding efflux RND transporter permease subunit, with amino-acid sequence MKNKIKNIFKKENDPLSSEDKLKLIESSSKLVGPGVFYSTIIVITSFLPVFLLTGMEGKLFGPLAWTKSFILIVDAFLAITLTPVLISFLLKGKLRPEDKNPINKKLESIYTPILIFCLKWRKTVLGINIIALLIGVLMFTRLGSEFMPPLDEGSVLFMPVTLPDVSNSEVKRILQVQDKLIKSIPEVAHVLGKAGRANTATDNSPISMVETIILLKPQAEWREDKTKNDIITEINNKLQIPGVTNGFTQPIINRINMLSTGIRTDVGIKIYGASLDTINVLAQKIKKTLEGTSGVKDLYAEPITGGKYIDIEAKREVIGRYGLTIDDINNVVEASIGGMKLTTTIEGRQRFSVNARYAQEYRNSIEALKKLQVQTMDFGPIPLETVANVKISDGPPMINSENAMLRGTVLFNVRERDLGSTVKEAQKKLNAMMTKMPKGYYVEWSGQWENQIRANKTLSLILPIVVVIIFLVLYFTYHSMKEALITMITVPFALIGGIFMVYFYGINLSVAVAVGFIALFGMAIETAMLMTIYLNEAMNKMVEKYGNTKETITEEILKQYIIDGSAKRLRPKLMTVSVSLFGLIPILWATGTGSDIMLPITVPLIGGTITSTIYVLLVTPIVFEMVKLRELRTKGKIELIDVKE; translated from the coding sequence ATGAAAAATAAAATTAAAAATATATTCAAAAAAGAAAACGATCCGTTGTCTTCTGAAGATAAGTTGAAGCTTATAGAAAGCTCTTCCAAATTAGTAGGCCCAGGTGTTTTCTACTCAACAATAATTGTAATTACATCCTTTTTGCCTGTATTTCTTCTCACGGGGATGGAAGGCAAGTTATTTGGGCCACTAGCTTGGACAAAATCGTTTATACTGATAGTTGATGCTTTTTTAGCCATTACACTTACACCTGTGCTAATTAGTTTTTTACTAAAAGGAAAACTTCGCCCAGAAGACAAGAACCCAATTAATAAAAAATTGGAAAGCATTTACACCCCCATTTTAATTTTTTGTTTAAAATGGAGAAAAACAGTATTGGGCATCAACATCATTGCCTTGCTGATTGGCGTATTAATGTTTACTCGTTTAGGTTCAGAATTTATGCCTCCTTTAGATGAAGGATCCGTACTGTTTATGCCAGTAACCTTGCCCGATGTATCCAACTCCGAAGTAAAGAGAATTCTTCAAGTTCAAGACAAATTGATAAAATCAATTCCCGAAGTGGCTCACGTGTTGGGAAAAGCAGGCAGGGCAAATACGGCAACCGATAACAGTCCAATAAGTATGGTTGAAACCATTATTTTGCTAAAACCTCAAGCAGAATGGCGAGAAGACAAAACCAAGAATGATATTATCACGGAAATAAACAACAAACTGCAAATCCCTGGTGTGACCAATGGTTTTACGCAACCCATCATCAACCGTATCAATATGCTTTCAACTGGTATCAGAACTGATGTAGGAATCAAAATCTACGGAGCAAGTTTAGACACCATCAATGTTTTGGCTCAAAAAATTAAAAAGACATTGGAAGGAACTTCTGGAGTTAAAGATTTGTATGCGGAACCCATAACAGGAGGAAAATATATTGACATTGAAGCAAAAAGAGAGGTTATTGGCAGATATGGATTGACCATAGACGATATAAATAACGTAGTTGAAGCTTCAATTGGAGGTATGAAACTAACCACGACTATCGAGGGAAGACAGCGTTTTTCTGTAAATGCCCGTTATGCACAAGAATACCGTAACAGCATTGAAGCCTTAAAAAAACTACAGGTGCAAACAATGGATTTTGGTCCAATACCATTAGAAACTGTAGCTAATGTAAAAATAAGTGACGGTCCTCCAATGATAAATAGCGAAAATGCAATGCTTCGTGGCACTGTATTGTTCAACGTTCGGGAACGTGATTTAGGAAGTACTGTAAAAGAAGCGCAGAAGAAACTCAATGCAATGATGACTAAAATGCCAAAAGGATATTATGTGGAATGGAGCGGACAATGGGAAAATCAAATCCGTGCCAATAAAACTTTAAGTTTAATATTACCCATTGTTGTGGTCATAATATTTCTAGTTTTATATTTTACGTATCATTCAATGAAAGAGGCGTTAATCACAATGATTACAGTACCCTTTGCTCTAATTGGAGGGATTTTTATGGTTTATTTTTATGGAATTAATTTATCCGTTGCTGTTGCCGTTGGCTTTATTGCACTGTTTGGAATGGCAATCGAAACGGCAATGTTAATGACCATCTATTTGAATGAAGCAATGAATAAAATGGTAGAAAAGTACGGAAACACGAAGGAAACCATAACCGAAGAAATATTGAAACAATATATTATTGATGGTTCAGCCAAAAGGTTAAGACCAAAATTGATGACTGTTTCAGTTTCATTATTTGGACTAATCCCCATTCTTTGGGCAACAGGAACAGGATCAGATATAATGCTTCCCATCACTGTCCCACTAATTGGAGGCACCATTACCTCCACGATTTATGTATTATTAGTAACACCGATTGTTTTTGAGATGGTAAAACTTCGAGAATTAAGAACAAAAGGTAAAATAGAACTTATAGATGTTAAAGAATAA
- a CDS encoding efflux RND transporter periplasmic adaptor subunit produces MNKYIKYGLALVVISIIGIAIYFFAKKSDNHSEMGHQNEVYTCSMHPEIIRDKPGNCPICGMTLVKKVTENNSVDDNSIDNLIKPTDNFIVGNYQTTTAIDTALSSEINLPGIVEYDPNSSVNIAARMSGRIEKMYVNYKYQKVNKGQKLFDLYSPELLTEQQNFIYMITNDAENPSIINASRQKLLLYGMTENQINALSNSKKVNPLITIYSPASGIIEGTATMDNTTNPVMQSASNNTEVLNVKEGSYIKKGEIIFKLLNTDKVWGIFNVIQGYNSLVKANQSIRITSELDKNELIDAKINFVETQLNPADKTNRIRVYLNNNKFKLPIGLRLQGVVKTNSVNGIWIQKQSMVSIGNKKIVFLKMDNGFKASTIKTGIEIDDFIQIMEGISVKDTIAKNAQYLIDSESFIKTE; encoded by the coding sequence ATGAACAAGTATATAAAGTATGGTTTAGCTCTTGTTGTAATTTCCATTATCGGAATTGCAATCTATTTCTTTGCCAAAAAATCAGATAATCATTCGGAAATGGGACATCAAAACGAGGTTTACACTTGTTCAATGCACCCGGAAATCATTAGAGATAAACCCGGAAATTGTCCCATTTGCGGAATGACTTTGGTAAAAAAAGTAACAGAGAATAATTCCGTTGACGACAATTCAATCGACAATCTTATAAAACCTACCGACAATTTTATAGTAGGTAATTATCAAACAACAACGGCAATAGACACTGCTTTGAGCAGTGAAATAAATTTACCGGGAATTGTGGAGTATGATCCCAATTCATCGGTAAATATTGCAGCTCGAATGAGCGGTCGAATCGAAAAAATGTATGTCAATTATAAATATCAAAAAGTAAATAAAGGACAAAAACTATTTGATTTATACAGCCCAGAATTACTGACGGAACAACAAAACTTCATTTATATGATTACTAATGATGCTGAAAATCCTTCGATTATTAATGCCTCCAGACAAAAATTGTTGCTTTATGGAATGACTGAAAATCAAATAAATGCGCTGTCTAATTCCAAAAAAGTTAACCCGTTAATAACCATTTATAGTCCAGCTTCTGGTATTATTGAAGGAACAGCAACGATGGATAATACAACTAATCCTGTGATGCAAAGTGCGAGTAACAACACTGAAGTTTTGAATGTTAAAGAAGGGAGTTATATAAAAAAGGGAGAAATCATTTTTAAACTATTAAATACGGATAAAGTATGGGGAATATTTAATGTTATCCAAGGATACAATAGTCTTGTCAAAGCCAATCAATCCATCAGAATTACTTCCGAACTAGACAAAAACGAACTCATAGATGCAAAAATCAATTTTGTCGAAACACAATTAAATCCAGCCGATAAAACCAACAGAATTCGAGTTTATTTAAATAATAATAAATTCAAATTACCAATTGGGTTAAGATTGCAAGGAGTTGTGAAAACAAATTCAGTAAATGGGATTTGGATTCAAAAACAGTCAATGGTAAGCATTGGAAACAAGAAAATAGTTTTCTTAAAAATGGACAATGGCTTTAAGGCATCCACTATAAAGACAGGAATTGAAATAGATGATTTTATCCAAATTATGGAAGGTATTTCAGTAAAAGACACCATTGCCAAAAACGCACAATATTTAATTGACAGCGAAAGCTTTATTAAAACCGAATAA
- a CDS encoding TolC family protein: MLKNKFYIAISCLILSASNLAAQTLSLDNVLNTIKTNNPQLKMYDAEIQSMDAAAKGAKSWMPPQVETGFFMTPYNTKMWKANEMNPGMGNYMLGVTQMIPNASKLKADFNLMNAMSSVEKENKNYTVNQLKALAKTNYYQWLVLNKKIKIADDNLLLLDYMIKSMEIRYQYNMDKLPTYYKAKSQYSALESMILMLQNDISLKRIMLNTLMARDKNTKFEIDETYEIKDFNLAISDTTSLSKNRSDVKAIEKTMEINQLKIVAEKTKLLPEFGIKYDHMFAFGEQPQQFSLMGMITIPMPWSTKMNKANIDSFQIKNESLNWQKQMILNEATGMISGMNNELTALKKQYEVAQKSIIPALKKNYETAILAWQNNTGDLFATLDAWEALNMAQIDALDKLQSILAAQVEIEKQLETK; the protein is encoded by the coding sequence ATGTTAAAGAATAAATTTTATATAGCCATAAGTTGTTTGATTTTAAGCGCTAGCAATTTAGCAGCCCAAACACTTTCCTTGGATAATGTATTGAATACCATCAAAACAAATAATCCACAATTGAAAATGTATGATGCCGAAATTCAAAGTATGGATGCGGCGGCAAAAGGAGCCAAAAGCTGGATGCCTCCTCAAGTGGAAACAGGTTTTTTTATGACGCCCTACAATACCAAAATGTGGAAAGCAAATGAAATGAACCCTGGTATGGGAAACTATATGTTGGGTGTTACGCAAATGATACCCAATGCATCCAAGTTAAAAGCTGATTTTAATCTTATGAATGCAATGTCATCTGTTGAAAAAGAAAACAAAAACTATACAGTTAATCAATTGAAAGCATTGGCAAAAACAAATTATTATCAATGGTTGGTTTTAAATAAAAAAATAAAAATAGCCGATGATAATTTGTTGCTTTTAGATTATATGATTAAAAGTATGGAAATACGCTACCAGTATAATATGGATAAATTGCCTACTTATTACAAAGCAAAATCGCAATACAGCGCATTAGAAAGTATGATTCTAATGTTGCAAAATGACATTTCCTTAAAGCGAATTATGCTAAACACCTTGATGGCAAGAGATAAAAACACCAAATTTGAAATTGATGAAACTTACGAAATAAAAGATTTTAATTTGGCCATATCAGATACAACTTCTCTTTCTAAAAACCGAAGCGATGTGAAAGCCATCGAAAAAACGATGGAAATAAATCAGCTCAAAATTGTAGCCGAAAAAACAAAGTTATTGCCCGAGTTTGGTATAAAATACGATCATATGTTTGCTTTTGGAGAACAACCCCAACAATTTTCCTTGATGGGAATGATTACCATTCCAATGCCTTGGTCAACTAAAATGAATAAAGCCAATATCGACAGTTTTCAAATTAAAAATGAAAGTTTGAACTGGCAAAAGCAAATGATTTTGAATGAAGCCACAGGAATGATTTCGGGTATGAACAATGAATTGACCGCTTTAAAAAAGCAATACGAGGTTGCACAAAAAAGCATCATTCCTGCCTTGAAAAAAAATTATGAAACTGCAATTTTGGCTTGGCAAAATAATACTGGTGATTTATTTGCCACTCTCGATGCTTGGGAAGCATTAAATATGGCTCAAATTGATGCTTTAGATAAATTGCAAAGTATATTGGCAGCACAAGTAGAAATTGAAAAACAATTAGAAACCAAATAA